In Novosphingobium kaempferiae, the DNA window TCCGGATCGGTCACCGCCCATGACGGCACGCTGCCACGCACCGCAGTGTTCAGCACATGGGGTGCCACCGAAAAGGTGGGCTGGCTGCGATACGCCTTCGACCAGCAGGACATCGACTACGACCTGATCTACAAGGAGCGTGTGCGTCAGGGGAACCTGCGCGCCGATTTCGACGTGATCATCCTTCCCAATCAGGGCAAGTCCGCGCGCGACATCGTCTTCGACCTGCCGATGAAGGGCAAGCCGCTGCCTTATACCAAAACAGAAAAGTACCGTTTTTCAGGCGACTTCGGTTCTACCGAAGATATCCGCGGCGGTATGGGTCTGGAAGGTCTGATGGCGCTTCGCAAGTTCGTCGAAGAAGGCGGCACGCTGATCACCACGGGCAACGCCAGCGCGGTACCAGTGCAGTTCGGCCTTGTCGATGATATCACCACCAGCGCCCCGCCGAAGGACTTCTATGCGCCCGGCCCGATCGTATCGGCGAAGGTGCTCAAGCCCGAAAGCCCGATATTCTACGGCTATCAGGGCGACATGACCGACGCAAAAATGCCGGTGCGCTGGGCCGATAACACCCTGTACGCCCTTCCAGATCGCCTGAAAGGGCAGGTGCTGATGCAGTTCCCCGGCGGCAAGGCAGGGGTGATGAGCGGCTTCATGCGCGAAGCCGAAGCGGTAAAGGACCGGGCGGCGATCATCAACGTGCCGCAGGGCAACGGCCGCATCCTGATGTTCGCCACGAACCCGATCTGGCGCTGGCAGAACTTCGGCGAATTCCGCATGCTTTACAACGCCATGCTCAACTGGAAGCAGCTGGGCGTAACCGATGCCCCGCCCTCTGCCCCGCCGCCGGTGCCCGAAGGCCAGCGCTGAGGAAGACCCGGACAAATGAAAAAGGCCGGGAGTGCCCCCCCACTCTCGGCCTTTTCTTTGCGCCTTAGCCCGGAACTATGAAGCGACCCGCAGCGCAACGTCTGCCAGCGCTTCAGTGAATGCGCCGACGCGCTCCAGCGGCAGGGCGGCAAGATTGACCCGCCCGTCGGGCGCCACGAAGATGGCAAAGCGCGAACGCAGACGCTCCACCTGCGCACCATCAAGGGGCAACAGACAGAACATGCCTCCCTGCCCTGCCACAGCGCCAAGGCCGAGGGCGTCGACACCGGGACTAGCCGCAAGTGCCCGGCGTGTCGCGCGCAGGCGGTTGCGCATGGCGTCCAGTTCTTCACGCCACATCGCGGCGAGACCGGCATCGTCAAGGATGGTGCGTACCACGGCTGCACCGTGATCGGGTGGCATGGAGTATGAAGACCGGGCGGAGGCGCGCGCGTTGGCCATCGCCAGATTCAACCCCGCCACATCGTTTCCATAGCATAGCAGCGCACCGACCCTGTCGCGATAAAGCCCGAAGGTCTTGTTGCACGACACCGCGATGACAGCTTCCGGCACGAGCCCGAGCAGATCGCGCATGCCGCGTGCGTCTTCTTCGACACCCACGCCGAAGCCTTGGTAGGCAAGGTCGATCAGCGGGATCAGCCCCTTGTCGGCCAGCGCGCGACCAATCTCCCTCCACATGGCAAGGTCGGGATCGATGCCGGTCGGATTGTGACCGCATCCTTGCAGCAGGAAGGCGTCACCGGGACTGGCCTGCTGCGCCGCCGCAAGAAATGCGTCCAGAGCGAAGCTACCCCCCTGTTCGTCGACATGGGAATAGGTGCGGATCGGCAGGCCCGCTGCCGCGAACAACGGCAGGTGGTTGCTCCAGGTCGGCGTCGCCAGCCAAACGGTGCGCGGCATACCGTCAGCGCCAAGCAGCCCCGCCGCGACGCTGAGCGCCCCGGTTCCGCCCACCGTCTGTATTCCGCGCGCATGACCCGAAAGGCCGCGCCCAAGCACGAGCTCGCCAAGACATTCGGCAAAACGGCGATCCCCGTCGGGACCGAGATAGGACTTAGAAGCCTGATCGCGCACAAGCCGCTCCTCGGCCAGCTTGACGGCGCGCATGACCGGCGTGCGGCCGTGATCGTCGCGATAGACCCCGACCGAGAGATCCAGCTTGCCCGGCCGCTGGTCCTTGGCGAAGGCTTCGATAAGCGACAACAAGGGGTCGGGCTTCTGCGCATTCAAACAATTGAAAAACATTGCGTTCCCTGATCGACAAAATCTTGGGGCCTTGTACGCTCATGGGCTTGCGTAGGGTTTGCTTTTTCCGCGTCGCAAGCCGATAACTCACACGGATCGCTCATAATCACGGAAATATGCGCACACAGTCCGCATCTTCTTTTCGAAACAGGAGCTCGATTGTGCCCAAGGACCGCCTCGATCACTTCGACCGCAAGATTCTGGAACTGGTCCAACGCAACGGCGACCTTGGCCCCAGCGAACTGAGCACTCTCATCCACCTGTCACCCTCTCAATCGTCGCGAAGGCTGCAGCGGCTGCGGGAAGAAGGATATATCGAACGCACGGCAGCCATCCTCAATCCTGAAAAGCTGAACCTTGGAATCTCAGCCTATGTTTCGGTGCGGCTAAGATCGCAGGCCGCGGAATTGGTGCAGTCCTTTCGCAAGCGGGTGGATACGCTGCCTGAAATCGTATCGTGCGACTACACCACCGGAGAGATCGATTTCATGCTCCGCGTCCACACCAAGGATCTGCAATCCTACAGCGAGTTCATCAATACCAAGCTTTTCGCCGGCAACGAGGTCGACACCGTGCGCACTTTCATCATCATGCAGCAGCTCAAGAGCACGACAGCACTAAGCCTGGAATATTGCTGAACGAGCCGGGCCGGCAGGCGTGAGGGGCGCTTGCATCGACAAGTGGCAATCATGCACGCTCGTTGCAAAATCCAGGAAGAACGGCGTGATAACGCACACCCGACGCACGGTTTTTTGCGTAGTTCTCGCCTAAAGCCCATTCGCAACCGGGAAAGCACCGTGTCCGACATTGTACTACCACACCTGCTGCAACAGATAGGCGTTGCGAGGCACCGATGAACACGGCGCATCGCATTTGCGTGATGGGCGCGGGGGCCATCGGCACGATGGTGGCGGCCAGACTGGCGCTGGCCGGCAAGGAAGTGACAGTGGTAGCGCGCGGCGCGCGTCTCCTGGACATCGCCGCCAACGGCCTGCGCATGCGCGGCGCCGATGGGACCAACCACACCGTCAGGGTCCACGCGCGCACGGCCGGCGATGTGGAACCGCAGGATATCGTCTTCATCGCGCTCAAGAGCGGCGATCTTCCCGCGGGCTTTTCCGACCTGCTGAGGTTCGTCGGGTCCCGCACCCTGCTGGTGCCGCTGATCAACGGCATCCCCTGGTGGTATCGGCAGCCGCACGCGGCCGCGCCCATTACGGCGGTCGACCCGGAAGGCGCTTTGGCTGCGGCATTCGACCCGTACCGCATCGTGGGATCAGTCGTGTTCCTTACAAGTGCCCTTGCTGCGGATGGCGCGATCGACGTGCGCGGCGCGGAACGCCTTATCCTTGGCCCCGCAGTAAGCGGGGAAATCGCGGGCACCCGGACCGTTGCCGCGCTGTTCGAGGACACCCCGATAGAGGTTCGCACGGTGTCCGACCTGCGCCCGGAACTTTGGGCCAAAGTGGCGCTCAACCTTGCAACCAATCCGCTGTCCGTGGTTGCCGATGCCACGCTGGAACAGCAGTTCCATTCGCCCTCGCTGCGGCCGGTGGTCATCTCGGCCCTCGAAGAGGCCATCCGGGTAGCGCGCGCGCACGGGATCGAGCCCAGCCTCACTCTGGAACAGATGCTTGAGATCGGCGGGCGGGCCGGGCCGTTCTACACGTCGATGGCGCAGGACTATCGGCGCGGCACACCGCTGGAACTGGGCGCGATCTGCCAGTCGGTCTTCGATCTGGCCGAAGAGGCAGGCGTTGCCATGCCCGTGGCGCGCCTGGTCCATGACCTGTGCCGCTTCCGGTCCGGGCAAGGACGCAGCGAAGGCTAGCCTAGCCTGTCACCGTCTGCGGCAAACGGTGATAGGCGCGGCCGAAATAGACCAGCCCATCGCCGTCCTCGCGCATGCGCAGTTCCTCTACCGCGCAGACGAACATGCTGTGCGTCCCGATTTCGTGGATCGAGGTAACCCGGCATCCAAATGTGCACAGCGCACCGGACAAGGCTGCGGCACCGTTGGCCATGGCCGACCACGATCCTTGCGCAAAACGTTCATCCGCACTTGCCGCATGTCCCGCGAACAGTGCCGAGAGGGGCTCTTGCCCTGCGCTGAGCACATTGACGCACAGAACGCCGTTGGCCTCGACAAGAGCGTGCATGCGCGCGCTCTTGTTGATGCACACCATCAACGAGGCGGGCGTATCGCTGATGCTGCACACGGCCGAAGCGGTCATTCCATGCTGGCCGCCCCGCCCGTCCGTAGTGATGATGTTCACCGCAGCGCCAAGCCGGGCCATGGCCGCGCGGAAGTCCGGACTTTCGATCATCGCGCAGCGGCCTCAGCGCATGAACAGCCCGCCGTTGACGTCCCAGGTGGCGCCATTGGCGAAGAACGCGTTTTCACCGGCAAGATGCACGGCAGTGTCGGCCACATAATCGAGGGAGCCCAGCCGCTGCACGGGAATGCCCGCGACGATGCCCGCCAGCTTGTCCTGCGGCACCAGCGCGCGCACGGCAGGGCTGTCGAGCGGCCCCGGCGCGATCGCGTTGACCGTAACCCCGAACGGGCCGAGATCGCGCGCGAAGACTTTGGTCAACGTGATGATCCCGCCCTTGGACGCGGCATAGTGCGCCCCGGTCGCAGTGCCGCCGTTCTGCCCCGCCAGCGAGGCCATGTTGACGATCCGCCCCACTCCACGCTCCTTGAAGTAGCGGCCGAAGACCTGGCAACCTACGAACGTGCCGCGCAAGTTCACCTGCACCACGCGGTCGAATTCGTCCGGGTCGATCTCAAGTACCGGGCGCGCCACGGTGACCACGGCGTTGTTCACCAGCGCGTCGACTGAACCCCATAGCGCGACGAGCCGGTCCCGCGCGGCCTCGAAGGCGGCCTGATCGCGCACGTCGAGCGCGAAGCCGACCGCCGTTTCCGTGGTCGGGTCGAGGGCTTCGGCACAGGCGATCGCCGCCGCTTCGTCGATATCGGATACGCCCACGCGGTAGCCCGCGCGGTGGAAGGCGGCGGATAGCGCCGCCCCCAGCCCTTGCGCGCCGCCAGTGATCAGAACGGTTCGGGTGCTGCTCATAGCAGGTACCCGATACCGAACTGGTAATCTTCAGCGTTGATGAGAGTGACGATCTTCTCATCGAGCAGCAGGGCTCCATCCGGGGCGCGCACGATGCGATAGCGCATATCGGCGGGGAGGAAGCGCATGTGGCCATACTTGTATTCGGCCAGCATCTGCGCCGCGCGCAACTCGATGAAGTCGTACCCCGATGCCGTCACCACAAAGCGCGACACCGTGCGCACCGTACGCGCGGGCGGCGCAGACGACATCGAGAAGCCCGAAAGCAACCGTTTGGCACGGGCTTCGCGCATCACCTTGTTGTCGTAGACGATGTTGAGCACTTCGGCGTAGTCGGCCGGATCGCGCTCGGTCGGGATGATGTACTTGCCGCCTTCGGTCCACAGCTTGAGCCAGGGCTTGTAGTCCAGCCGGTCAAGCAGGTCCGCTTCGGCCCAGATGAACTGTGTGGCTTCGGCCAGCGTGATCGTTGCGGTCATTTCCAGCGCCTCGCTCATGCCGTCATCATCCTTTTCCACTGCTGGTAGGCGGCGCGCATGCCGGTTTCGGCGCTGACGTCACCCGCGTTATGGCCCGGCTCGGCAACGCCGGCGGGCGCATCGACGCCGCGGTTGAGCATGATCCACAAGTCCTCGCCCGCGTGGGCGCCGCGCTGGACGCGCTCCCACCCCTCGGCATCGTCGGGGGTGCCGAAGCCCATCGGGCCCTGGAAGTGTTCGTGCAGCCGCAGACGCTCGCGGTTGCCCGCCGCCGGGCCGCCGTCCATCCCGATCGCCACGTGCATGATCTCGGTTTCCTCGACAGTGACCGGGCGAAGCACGCGGAAGAACGCCATTGAACAGGCGACGTTGGGGAACAGGTTGAGGTTGAAGCCCGAACCGCCCACCGCGCGCACGACCTTGCGCACCGTGGCGTCATCGTGGCCTTCATCACGCAGTTCCTGCGCCAGTTCCGCGAAGCGATCGGGGATCGGCGCGTCGAGGTTGTCTT includes these proteins:
- a CDS encoding ketopantoate reductase family protein, producing the protein MNTAHRICVMGAGAIGTMVAARLALAGKEVTVVARGARLLDIAANGLRMRGADGTNHTVRVHARTAGDVEPQDIVFIALKSGDLPAGFSDLLRFVGSRTLLVPLINGIPWWYRQPHAAAPITAVDPEGALAAAFDPYRIVGSVVFLTSALAADGAIDVRGAERLILGPAVSGEIAGTRTVAALFEDTPIEVRTVSDLRPELWAKVALNLATNPLSVVADATLEQQFHSPSLRPVVISALEEAIRVARAHGIEPSLTLEQMLEIGGRAGPFYTSMAQDYRRGTPLELGAICQSVFDLAEEAGVAMPVARLVHDLCRFRSGQGRSEG
- a CDS encoding SDR family NAD(P)-dependent oxidoreductase, with translation MSSTRTVLITGGAQGLGAALSAAFHRAGYRVGVSDIDEAAAIACAEALDPTTETAVGFALDVRDQAAFEAARDRLVALWGSVDALVNNAVVTVARPVLEIDPDEFDRVVQVNLRGTFVGCQVFGRYFKERGVGRIVNMASLAGQNGGTATGAHYAASKGGIITLTKVFARDLGPFGVTVNAIAPGPLDSPAVRALVPQDKLAGIVAGIPVQRLGSLDYVADTAVHLAGENAFFANGATWDVNGGLFMR
- a CDS encoding flavin reductase — protein: MNIITTDGRGGQHGMTASAVCSISDTPASLMVCINKSARMHALVEANGVLCVNVLSAGQEPLSALFAGHAASADERFAQGSWSAMANGAAALSGALCTFGCRVTSIHEIGTHSMFVCAVEELRMREDGDGLVYFGRAYHRLPQTVTG
- a CDS encoding Lrp/AsnC family transcriptional regulator, with the translated sequence MPKDRLDHFDRKILELVQRNGDLGPSELSTLIHLSPSQSSRRLQRLREEGYIERTAAILNPEKLNLGISAYVSVRLRSQAAELVQSFRKRVDTLPEIVSCDYTTGEIDFMLRVHTKDLQSYSEFINTKLFAGNEVDTVRTFIIMQQLKSTTALSLEYC
- a CDS encoding aromatic amino acid transaminase — its product is MFFNCLNAQKPDPLLSLIEAFAKDQRPGKLDLSVGVYRDDHGRTPVMRAVKLAEERLVRDQASKSYLGPDGDRRFAECLGELVLGRGLSGHARGIQTVGGTGALSVAAGLLGADGMPRTVWLATPTWSNHLPLFAAAGLPIRTYSHVDEQGGSFALDAFLAAAQQASPGDAFLLQGCGHNPTGIDPDLAMWREIGRALADKGLIPLIDLAYQGFGVGVEEDARGMRDLLGLVPEAVIAVSCNKTFGLYRDRVGALLCYGNDVAGLNLAMANARASARSSYSMPPDHGAAVVRTILDDAGLAAMWREELDAMRNRLRATRRALAASPGVDALGLGAVAGQGGMFCLLPLDGAQVERLRSRFAIFVAPDGRVNLAALPLERVGAFTEALADVALRVAS
- a CDS encoding aromatic-ring-hydroxylating dioxygenase subunit beta, whose translation is MSEALEMTATITLAEATQFIWAEADLLDRLDYKPWLKLWTEGGKYIIPTERDPADYAEVLNIVYDNKVMREARAKRLLSGFSMSSAPPARTVRTVSRFVVTASGYDFIELRAAQMLAEYKYGHMRFLPADMRYRIVRAPDGALLLDEKIVTLINAEDYQFGIGYLL